In Amaranthus tricolor cultivar Red isolate AtriRed21 chromosome 5, ASM2621246v1, whole genome shotgun sequence, a genomic segment contains:
- the LOC130813293 gene encoding aluminum-activated malate transporter 2-like — protein MMEPAIVNNDSKSTIMARMCCWPQDMSKSLIANVVTLLGMTKKLAKDDPRRVIYSLKVGLALTLVSLFYYFQPLYNTFDDSATWAIITVVVVFEYTVGATLVKGLNRAMGTFLAVALAAGTNHLASLFGNIGEAILIGLFVFIFATTSTFIRFFPKIKRRYDYVFLIFILTFSFISVLGFREETHIIEIAHKRMSTVAIGIVVTVLINILIYPIWAGQELHNSIALNMEKIGQCLQGFGAVYMRTDGEAKSKDTSKSYFQGYQSVLHSKSSEETLANFARWEPPHGQFRYRHPWNKYVKLGFLSRQCAYRIDALKAYCNLDIKLTQKFQEEIKEACIKMSLESGNALKELSVCVREMKYPSSLVNAHICSSKAELETLKTLLKSISLYNNTKSNQQSEVLIQTIPMVTVVYLLTDIVDYTEKMAATTYELATIACLGKSKVMNAAEVSPKKSANNFDETNNQPTNQLILITIAEQSDMTANSLYN, from the exons ATGATGGAACCTGCAATTGTTAACAACGATAGTAAATCTACCATTATGGCTCGGATGTGCTGTTGGCCTCAGGACATGTCAAAGAGCTTAATCGCGAATGTTGTGACACTTTTAGGAATGACTAAAAAACTAGCAAAGGATGATCCAAGAAGGGTTATTTATTCCTTAAAAGTGGGACTTGCTCTAACCTTGGTGTCGTTGTTTTACTATTTCCAACCCCTTTATAATACCTTTGATGATTCTGCTACATGGGCTATTATAACTGTCGTGGTTGTGTTTGAATACACTGTTG GGGCTACTTTAGTAAAAGGATTGAACAGAGCAATGGGTACGTTCCTAGCAGTTGCATTGGCAGCTGGAACAAATCACTTGGCCAGTCTTTTTGGGAATATTGGTGAAGCTATCCTAATTGGATTGTTTGTTTTCATATTTG CGACAACTTCAACGTTTATCcgattttttccaaaaataaaacgAAGATATGATTATGTGTTCTTGATATTCATCTTGACGTTCAGCTTCATTTCAGTATTAGGGTTTCGAGAAGAGACACATATTATAGAGATAGCACATAAGAGAATGTCAACTGTGGCCATTGGCATAGTTGTTACTGTGCTCATAAATATACTGATTTATCCGATTTGGGCTGGACAGGAGCTTCACAATTCAATTGCTCTTAATATGGAAAAAATTGGTCAATGTTTACAAG GATTTGGAGCCGTGTATATGAGGACAGATGGTGAAGCTAAGTCCAAGGATACGAGTAAATCATATTTTCAAGGCTATCAAAGTGTGCTGCATTCCAAAAGTTCCGAGGAAACCTTG gCAAATTTCGCGAGATGGGAGCCACCACACGGGCAATTCAGATACCGTCATCCCTGGAATAAATATGTCAAATTAGGATTTTTGTCCAGGCAATGTGCATACAGGATTGATGCTTTAAAAGCTTATTGTAATTTGGATATTAAG TTGACGCAAAAGTTCcaagaagaaattaaagaagCATGCATTAAAATGAGCTTGGAATCTGGGAATGCACTAAAAGAGCTGAGTGTTTGCGTTAGAGAAATGAAATATCCATCTTCATTAGTTAACGCTCATATTTGTAGCTCAAAGGCAGAACttgaaaccttaaaaacacttttaaaatcaatttcgttatataataatactaaatcTAATCAACAATCAGAGGTTCTAATACAGACGATACCAATGGTAACAGTAGTTTATCTCCTCACTGACATTGTTGATTACACTGAGAAAATGGCAGCAACCACTTATGAGCTtgcaaccattgcttgtttgGGAAAGAGCAAGGTTATGAACGCCGCCGAGGTATCTCCAAAGAAATCTGCTAATAATTTTGATGAAACAAATAATCAACCTACTAATCAGCTGATTTTGATTACAATTGCTGAACAATCAGATATGACGGCAAATTCATTATATAATTAA
- the LOC130813390 gene encoding uncharacterized protein LOC130813390: protein MGSYNTGSSMKLRRSTICIGGQSEGYGDRCVIKKKNKVPINVNNMKSLTNGKAPIAFDENKFKSIEKAKKTTLRSLSKAMEVSYSTVCRWKKKRYFRKHTNAIKPLLTDKNKLDRLIFCLSSCILDEQTKNFTFNEMKNVVHIDEKLFYITRTQQTFYLTQDEIEPHREIQSKRFIPKIMFMCAVARPIFSIEGEMIFDGKIGIFPFTHEVAAQRSSKNRKRGEPETKPIQSITKEHTRDMIVHKILLAIRIKWPSDLSKTIFIQQDNAKPHILDDDEVFREVATLDGFNFHLVQQPPNSPDMNVLDLGFFRSIQSLQHQKSAYNYSQLVKAVTTAFDNLTPNALKNVWITLQACKIEVIKKLGGMDYAIPHMSKAKLQREGRLPHCLGVQQETIYQALRYLETKVDKTTLEGILFYLGITDESVFHQLHEYIPATTEATSQCKVNV from the exons ATGGGAAGCTACAACACGGGTTCATCAATGAAATTGCGAAGAAGTACGATTTGCATAGGAGGACAATCGGAAGGATATGGAGACAGATGCgtgatcaaaaaaaaaaacaaagttccAATTAATGTCAACAATATGAAGTCATTGACCAACGGTAAAGCTCCAATCGCCTttgatgaaaacaaattcaaatcaattgaaaaagcGAAGAAGACAACCTTAAGATCACTTTCAAAGGCCATGGAAGTTAGCTACAGCACAGTATGCAGATGGAAAAAAAAGAGGTACTTTCGAAAGCACACCAACGCAATCAAACCGTTACTTACAGACAAAAATAAACTCGACaggttaattttttgtcttagTAGTTGCATTTTAGATGAGCAAACAAAGAATTTCACatttaatgaaatgaaaaatgtaGTCCACATTGATGAAAAGTTGTTTTACATTACAAGGACACAACAAACATTTTATCTAACTCAAGATGAAATAGAGCCTCATAGAGAAATCCAATCAAAAAGATTTATCCCCaagatcatgtttatgtgtgccGTTGCAAGACCGATCTTTTCTATTGAAGGTGAGAtgatttttgatggaaagataggcaTTTTTCCTTTCACACATGAAGTGGCAgcacaaaggagttcaaaaaaCAGAAAGAGAGGAGAGCCAGAGACcaaaccaatacaatcaatcactaaaGAACACACAAGAGACATGATTGTGCACAAGATACTACTAGCAATTAGAATTAAATGGCCATCAGATTTAAGCAAAACAATTTTCATTCAACAGGACAATGCTAAACCACACATTTTAGATGATGATGAGGTGTTTAGAGAGGTGGCTACACTTGATGGATTTAACTTCCacttagtgcaacaacctcctaACTCACCGGATATGAATGTGCTAGACTTAGGGTTCTTTAGGTCAATACAATCTTTACAGCATCAAAAATCAGCATACAACTACTCACAATTAGTTAAGGCAGTAACTACAGCATTTGACAATCTGACACCAAATGCACTGAAGAATGTATGGATCACATTGCAAGCATGTAAaattgaagttattaagaaactaGGTGGTATGGATTATGCAATTCCACACATGAGCAAAGCAAAACTACAAAGGGAAGGGAGACTCCCACATTGTTTGGGGGTACAGCAGGAAACAATTTACCAGGCACTAAGATATCTGGAAACAAAGGTGGATAAAACTACATTGGAgggcattttattttacttggggATCACAGACGAATCAGTTTTCCATCAACTTCATGAGTATATTCCagcaacaacagaagcaacatcacaa TGTAAGGTAAATGTTTAG